One genomic window of Niveibacterium sp. SC-1 includes the following:
- a CDS encoding PilT/PilU family type 4a pilus ATPase, with protein sequence MERDQALKFMHDLLKLMLSKRGSDLFITAGFPPAIKIDGKIIPQSNQVLTPQHTAELVRAVMNDRQAAEFESTKECNFAISPAGIGRFRCNAFVQQSRIGLVCRTIAQKIPTLEELGMPPVLKDIALAKRGLVIFVGGTGTGKTTSLAALVDYRNENSYGHIITLEDPIEYVHAHKNCVVTQREVGIDTDTWEAGLKNTLRQAPDVILMGEIRDRETMDYAIAFAETGHLCLATLHANSANQAIDRIINFFPEERRHQLLMDLSLNLRGMISQRLIPLKDRKGRVPAVEIMLNSPLMADLIFKGEVAELKDLMKRSRELGMQTFDQSLFDIYENNLISYEDALRNADSINDLRLQIKLNSKHSDRDLNAGIQNLDIV encoded by the coding sequence ATGGAACGGGACCAGGCACTCAAGTTCATGCACGACCTGCTCAAGCTGATGCTGAGCAAGCGTGGGTCAGACCTCTTCATCACGGCCGGTTTTCCGCCCGCGATCAAGATCGACGGCAAGATCATTCCGCAGTCCAATCAGGTGCTCACGCCGCAGCACACCGCCGAGCTGGTGCGCGCGGTGATGAACGACCGCCAGGCGGCGGAATTCGAGTCCACCAAGGAGTGTAATTTCGCGATCTCGCCCGCGGGCATCGGTCGCTTCCGCTGCAATGCCTTCGTGCAGCAGAGCCGCATCGGCCTCGTGTGCCGGACCATCGCGCAGAAGATCCCCACGCTGGAAGAGCTCGGCATGCCTCCGGTGTTGAAGGACATCGCGCTCGCCAAGCGCGGCCTGGTGATCTTCGTCGGCGGTACCGGCACCGGCAAGACGACCTCGCTCGCCGCGCTGGTCGACTACCGCAACGAGAACAGCTACGGCCACATCATCACGCTGGAAGATCCGATCGAATACGTCCACGCGCACAAGAACTGCGTGGTGACCCAGCGCGAGGTCGGGATCGACACCGATACTTGGGAAGCGGGCCTGAAGAACACGCTGCGCCAGGCGCCCGACGTGATCCTGATGGGTGAAATCCGCGACCGCGAGACCATGGACTATGCGATCGCCTTCGCCGAGACCGGCCACCTGTGTCTCGCCACCCTGCACGCGAACAGCGCCAACCAGGCGATCGACCGGATCATCAACTTCTTCCCGGAAGAACGTCGTCACCAGCTGCTGATGGACCTGTCGCTGAACCTGCGCGGCATGATCTCGCAGCGCCTGATCCCGCTGAAGGACCGCAAGGGTCGGGTGCCGGCGGTGGAGATCATGCTCAACTCGCCGCTGATGGCCGACCTGATCTTCAAGGGCGAGGTCGCCGAGCTCAAGGACCTGATGAAGCGCTCGCGCGAACTGGGCATGCAGACCTTCGACCAGTCGCTCTTCGACATCTACGAGAACAATCTCATCAGCTACGAAGACGCGCTGCGCAACGCCGACTCGATCAACGACCTGCGCCTGCAGATCAAGCTCAACAGCAAGCACTCGGATCGCGACCTGAACGCCGGCATCCAGAACCTGGATATCGTCTGA
- a CDS encoding type IV pilus twitching motility protein PilT, translated as MDITELLAFAVKNKASDLHLSSGLPPMIRVHGDVRRINLPPMEHKEVHAMVYDIMNDSQRKMYEENWECDFSFHVPNLARFRVNAFNQDRGAAAVFRTIPSKVLTLEELECPKIFQEIAHQPRGIVLVTGPTGSGKSTTLAAMVDHVNENEYGHILTIEDPIEFVHESKRCLLNQREVARDTHSFNNALRSALREDPDVILVGELRDLETIRLALTAAETGHLVFGTLHTSSAAKTIDRIIDVFPAEEKEMVRAMLSESLRAVIAQTLLKKKDASGRVAAHEIMIGTPAIRNLIREGKIAQMYSAIQTGQNVGMTTLDQTLQDLVKRNIVSVAEARLKAANKDNFIG; from the coding sequence ATGGACATCACCGAACTGCTCGCGTTTGCAGTCAAGAACAAAGCATCCGACCTTCACCTCTCGTCGGGACTGCCGCCGATGATCCGGGTGCACGGCGACGTGCGGCGGATCAACCTGCCGCCCATGGAGCACAAGGAAGTGCATGCCATGGTGTACGACATCATGAATGACTCCCAGCGCAAGATGTACGAGGAGAACTGGGAGTGCGACTTCTCGTTCCACGTCCCCAACCTCGCGCGCTTCCGGGTCAACGCGTTCAACCAGGATCGCGGCGCCGCCGCCGTGTTCCGGACGATTCCGTCCAAGGTGCTGACGCTCGAAGAGCTCGAATGCCCGAAGATCTTCCAGGAGATCGCGCATCAGCCGCGCGGCATCGTGCTGGTGACCGGGCCGACCGGCTCGGGCAAGTCGACCACGCTGGCGGCGATGGTGGACCACGTCAATGAGAACGAGTACGGCCACATCCTCACCATCGAGGACCCGATCGAATTCGTGCACGAATCCAAGCGCTGCCTGCTCAACCAGCGCGAAGTCGCGCGCGACACCCACTCCTTCAACAACGCGCTGCGCAGCGCGCTGCGGGAAGACCCGGACGTGATCCTGGTGGGCGAATTGCGTGACCTGGAAACCATCCGTCTCGCGCTGACCGCCGCCGAGACCGGCCACCTGGTGTTCGGCACGCTGCACACCTCGTCCGCCGCCAAGACCATCGACCGTATCATCGACGTCTTCCCGGCCGAGGAAAAAGAGATGGTCCGCGCGATGCTCTCCGAATCGCTGCGCGCGGTCATCGCCCAGACCCTGCTGAAGAAGAAGGACGCCTCCGGGCGGGTTGCGGCGCACGAGATCATGATCGGTACGCCGGCCATCCGTAACCTGATCCGCGAAGGCAAGATCGCGCAGATGTACTCCGCGATCCAGACCGGTCAGAACGTGGGCATGACGACGCTGGACCAGACCCTGCAAGACCTGGTCAAGCGCAATATCGTCAGCGTTGCCGAAGCGCGCCTGAAGGCCGCCAACAAGGACAACTTCATCGGTTGA